Below is a genomic region from Enterobacter hormaechei subsp. xiangfangensis.
CGCGCAAAGGCGCTATAGGCGGCAGCGATATCAGCCAGGCGTGCGCCTGCGCCCCCCAGGATCAGAGAGAGGTTGGGCTGTGCCCCCGCAGGCAGAATGAGCGGTAATCCCGCGTTGCTCAGCATTCCGGCAAAACGTTTTGGGCCGTACGCTTCCAGAACCTGCACCGCAGGCAGGTTGAGGGAACGCACCAGGGCTTCGCTCATACTGACCGGCCCATGGAAGCCGCTGTCAAAGTTGCCGGGACGATAATCCCCCGTTTTTCTTGGAACATCCTGTAATAACGAAGCGGGATGGATCAGACCATCGTCCAGCGCCATGCCATAGATGAATGGTTTGAGAACCGATCCCGGCGATCGGATCGCATTGACCATATCTACGTGGCTGAAACGGCTGTCATCATTGATATCTACCGAGCCTACCCAGCCACGCACTTTCATGGATGTATGATCCACGACGATCATCGCCAGCGAACTGCGGGCGGGCAGGCGTGATTTCCAGTTCATTGCCAGCTCTTCAAGCTGTCGTTGCAATGCTGCATCCAGCGTGGTGACTATTTTTGTGTCACGACTTTTACTCAGCATCATGCGGGAAAAGAGCGGCGCCAGTTGCGGCATCTGCCGGGGGGCCAGCCAGACCGGCTCTTCACGGGACTCTTTCACCTGCTTCTCAGACCAGACGCCCTGAGTCAGCATGCGGTCGAGTACTTTGTTCCGCGCCGCTTCGGCACGTTCCGGCCAGCGGTCCGGGCGCAGACGGCTGGGTGCTTGTGGTAGTACAGCCAGCAGCGCCGCGTCGGAATAGCTCAGCTGAGACGGCGGTTTGCCAAGGTAAGTCCAGCTTGCCGCGCCCACGCCCTGCAACGTGCCGCCAAACGGGGCACGGTTCAGATACAGCGTCAGGATTTCACGCTTGGAGAGATGCCATTCCAGCTGCATCGCCCGCCACAGCTGACGAATTTTACCGCCAAAGGTTCGCGGATGCGGATCCAGAAGGCGTGCCACCTGCATGGTAAGCGTGCTCCCGCCAGAAACCACTCTCCCGGAGGTGAGATCCTGCCAGGCGGCACGCAGTACAGATAGCGGATTGACGCCCGGGTGATCCCAGAACCAGCGATCTTCATACTGGATCAGCGCCTCAAGATAGCGTGGGGAAACCTCTTTAATGGTAACCGGATAGCGCCAGATGCCTTCGCTGTCGGCAAAACGCCACAACGGAACACCCTGCTCATCCACCACCACTCGCGCAGGGTTGACCTCTTTCAGGGGCAACGGCCACACGCGGTCAGCGACGACAATCAGCCCCCCTGAAACGAGAAGCGCTCCCGCCAGCCACAGCCAGTGGGAGCGAATCAGGCGTGCTATCCGCATCTTACGGAACAACGATCAGCGGGCCACTGGCCGCCCCCGTTGCCCGCCACTGCGGAACGTACATGGACTCGACCATCGGAACAGGCACCTGGTAGGTTCCCGGCGTAACGGCACGGGCCAGGTAAACCAGCGTGACCGGCTGACCTTCATTGACCGGCACCGCGGCCACAAAGCGATCGTCGCGGAATTCCATGTGCTGAATATCAGACTGTTGCATCTGATTCAGCAGGTTTTGCACTTCACTGCCGCTGTCCTGCAAGCTGGCACTGCTGCTCGCCAGATTCTGGTTTTCCAGCTCCAGACCTGCCGGGAGCAGATCCACCACCAGCGCATCCGGCACGTTCTGGCTGGCCTTCACTTCCAGCCATACCAGAACCAGTTCACCGCTCTTCAGAGAAGAGAGCGACTTGCTGCTGCCGTCTGTCGCCAGGATATGACGTTCAATCTGCAAGACATTAGAGGATGGCTGAGGCGCATACTCCGGATAGCCAGTAGTGTCCAGTCGTACCCACAGCGGCGTAGTGCCGGTATTCGTCATCTTCAACGCACCAATCTGATCGCCGTTCAGGTTTTCTACCTGCGCTTTATCACTGCTCTGGGTCTGTTCAGAGAGAGAGGTCGTTGCCTGCCACGCACCTGACAAGGTTTGCAGTGATCGTCCGGCCAGGAACAGCGCATTGCTCTCCTGGGTAGACAGCCAGCGCTGGCTGAACGCGTCTTCAGATAACGCGTTCAGCAGCCTGTTTTGCGCATCCGGCAGCAGCTTGTACTCTTCCAGCAGGGAGAGCATCAGGGCATTATCACGCAGCTGGCTGCCGTAATCCGCCATCCAGTTTCGGCTGTCGTTACGGGGTGTTTTGAGAGCCAGATCCAGCGCCTGCTGGCTGCGCGGTGCATCCCCCATCAGTTTGAGTGCCATGCCCAGCTGCATCAACGGAAGCCCGGAAGCAGCCTGAGCGTGGCGCTCCCAGATTTCACGCAGCGCACCGAGCGGCGCTTTTTGCTGACGCGCCAGCACCAGCGAAGCATACGCCTGGACAGCAAATTTGCTGGCCTGGGTGTCGTCGCTGTAGCGGATGGACATCATGCCCGGATCCTGTAAATAGCGCAGCAGTCGGCTGTTGGCGTTATTCACCGCCTCGGCAGGCACGCTGTAACCCTGCTCCCCTGCCCGCACCAGGAAGTCCGTGACATAGGCGGTCAGCCAGTACTCTTCCGGGCCGTTTTTATCCCACAAGGCAAAACCGCCATCGTCACGCTGCATTTGCAGTAGACGGGAGATCCCGATATCAATGGCCGCACGGCGTTTATCGTCGGTATCGCCTTTAATGCCCAGTGCCTTCAGCTGTGCCGCGTTGGTGTAGAGGGACGGGAACAGGCCGCTGGTGGTCTGCTCAAGACATCCATACGGATAGGCCTGAAGTTCACGTATGTAGCGCGCCAGGTTCAAAGGTGGTTTACCGCTGAGCAACAGCTGCCCCTGTAGCGTGGCAGGCGAGAAACCTTCGATATGCTGTGCTGGCGCACTCCAGGATTCGCCAGGATTCAGCATCGTGCCCGTATTCACGGTTTGCGCCGGGAATGCGGGACGCACGCCAATTTTCCAGCTCTTCTGCTGCGGCGCAAACGTCTCACCTGGGAGCTGAAGGCCCGTCACCTGAGCAGTCACTTCCCCATCGCCATAGCCCTCCAGGGCACGCACCGGTATAAACAGGGTGCTACGTGCGCCAGGCGGCAGCTTAACCGGCTCTGGCTGAGCACCTTCGAGCGACAACTTACCGGCTGCGGTTAACGCAATGTTCAGCGTTTGCGGCTGGTCAGTCAGGTTAGTCAGGTCCAGCGTCAGGCGGGAGGTATCGCCACTTGCGAGGAACCGCGGCGTGTTAAGCTCGGTGATAATCGGAGCCGCCACAATGATTTTGCTTTCGCTGCTGCCGAAATCGTCTTCCGTCCAGGCCTGCGCCATCAGACGCAGTTCACCGTTGAAATCGCCAATCGGCATCGTGATGGTACCTTCGCCGTTGGCATCAAGCGTAACCGGCTGCGCCTGCTGGGCAATAATGGTGACATGGTTCACCGGTGGCTTACCGCCGCGTTTCAGTTCATCGCCGTCTCCGCCAAAGCGCAGTGCGGCCAGACGTCCCTGACCTTCAATCACCTGGCCGTAAACATCATAGATGTCCGCGCCATAGCGCTTCTGACCGAAGAAAGCTTGCCACGGATCCGGCGTGACGTAGTCGGTAATGTTCAGCACGCCGCTATCGACAGCCGAGACCAGCACGTTCACCTTCTGTGGCACAGCCCCCTCTTTTACGCTGGCTTTCACTTTCACAGAAAGCGTCTGGTTCGGACGCATTTTTTGCGGGTTATCCAGTGCGATGTTCAGGCGACGATTTTCGTCCCCCATTGGCAGATGCAGCAGGCCAACCGCCCGTTTTGGCGTGGCGGATTTTGATTTATCGCCAGGACGAACCACCAGCGTGCTGAGATAGAGATCGTGACGTTTCCAGGCCTTGTCGACCGGGATAGCGAGATCCAGACCGTTAGCCGGTACGTCGATCTCTTTCCACCACAACGGCCCTTCACTGGACTCGATCATCGCATAGCCCTTGCCTGCGGCCGGCGCGGCGATGTGCAGTTGGATGGTATCGCCTGGCTGATAGGATGGCTTATCCAGTTTCAGCGTCACGCGGTCAGGGCGCGCGGCCCCGGTGCCGTCGCTGTTATCCTGCCAGCTGTAGCCTGCCCAGAAGCGCACGCTGCTGACCATGTCATCAGGGGCTTTCACTTCCAGACGGTATGAGCCCCACTCCACCGGGAAGGTGACTTTACCGGTTTCATCGGCCTTGAGGTTTAGCTCCTGCTCGCCCTCAACCAGATCTTTTTGATCAAACTGAGACTGCCAGCCCTCACTCTCGGACCAGTTCCAGAAGTAGTCACGACGCTCGCGAATCAGTCGTACCTGTAATCCGGAAACGGCCTTTTTGGCTCCGCTGGCATCGGCATAGACGATGTCGAAGCTGGCGTTGCCGTTCTCGTCGACGATCGGCTGGTTGACGGTAGTATCGGTGCGGTAGTCGTAAACCGCCTTGCTGGCGAACTGAGGGCGAATACCCGGCAGCTCAGCCGCCGGCCAGATAGCCTGCTCAGCGCGTCGCGTTACCGGACGCCCACCTGATTCCAGCAGGCTGGCCTGCAAAATCAGTTGCAGCGGCGAGTGCGCCTCTTTCCACTGGCTTTCGGTGGTAACCTGTCCGCGCCCCTGTTCGTCCAGCGTAAGCTGCACTTCATCCAGGCTGCGGCTCAGGTTCTCCTCGGCAATATCACCGAACTGGAAGCCAGGCAGCGCAGGCACCGCGTCACGTAGCGGACGCAGGAAAAGCTGGCCTTGCAGAGAATTGCCGTTAGCTGGCGCGCCGTACAGGTAATAGCCCACAACGTTAAAGTCCACATCCTCCTGCGGGGAAACCGGCGTTTTTTGCCCGGTCAGATTCAGCGCCATACGCTCAGGCATAAAATCTTCGACGTGGAAATCCCACATGCGCTGCTGGTTATCCCCCGTATTCGCGCGAATATGCCACATGCCGGTCTGGGCGCCGCTATCAAGCGAATAGTTGAAGCGATAAAGGCCGTTCTCAGGTTGCACAACGACCGTACGCGCTACCTGGCCGTCCGGACGCAGCACGTCAAGTTTTACCGGCTGCTCGGGAAGCGGTTTGCCATCGCTGTCGCGAAGCAGGCCGTTCAGGATCACCGTTTCACCCGGACGATAGAGATCGCGCGGGCCAAACATAAAGAACTGTTTGCTGTAACCCGGGTTACCGGCGATATCAAACTCCGCCAGATCCAGCGCCGGAAGTTTGAGATCAAGAAGCGTGGTCTGGCCATCTTTACTGGCCAGGATCAGCGCGGCTTCTTTATCGGTTTCCAGTTTCGCATGACCATCGGCGTCGCTGTTCGCCTCGGCCAGAGTCTGCCCTTTATCGTTCAGAAGGGTAATGGTCACGCCTGACTGCGCCGCACCGTTTTCAAGACTCTGGGTGAAGATGTCCAGGCGGTTATGATAACGGTGAGCGGACAGCCCAATATCACTTAAGGTAAAGAGCGTCGCGGCGTTACTGTAGTTATAGTGACCAGCCTGATTCATCACGGCGATATAGACGCCAGACTGCTGGAGCGGCTTAATATCTTTAAGCGGCAGGAGCAGTTTTTCACGCGTGTTGCGCGCCGGGTTGAGGTCGAAACGGCCGGTGTAGACCAGTTCCGCCATCTTCAGCAGATTGTCAGATTCCCAGTTGGTCAGCGAGTTACGGTACTCCCACTGGCTGACAAACGAGGCCAGCGACTCCGGCTTCACGCGATAAAAGTTCACGTCCACATTGTTGACGTTGAGCGCCATCACCGGCAACCCTTCCACCACCTTACCCGGCAGCAGCGAGCCGCGGCTGGCGAATCCGACCGTCGGTTCAACATCCCGGGTGGTAATCGCTTTTTCATAGTCAATGCCGAATGTCGCTTTGTTCAGCGCCAGCAAATCACGTTCGACGGTGACAACCAGATTACGATTCGGCTCCAGATGGCGCAGGCGCAGCTCTTTCAGATTGGGGGCCAGTTCCCAGGCGCCGTCCACTTTGCCGCTTTTTTTATCCACCACATGTACCGTTTTCGCAAAATCCTGGCTGGGATCCAGCGGTACAGAGAAGGTCAGAACCAGCGTCGCGGCGCCGTCGAGTTGCACTTCAGAGGCATCCAGCAGCGTCAACGCCTTACCCTGACTCTGCGCGGCCAGCTTAGCCAGCTTTTCAGGATCCGGTGTCGCCGGGGTTTTCTGTTCTGATGCAGTAGACGCTGCGGGGGCAGCGGCCTGAGGTTTGTCGTCGCTGTTATCACAGCCGACAAGCGTAAAGGTGGTGAGCAGCGCGAGAGAGATCGCAGCTAAGCGAAACGGTTTCATCCTGTGTCCCTGGCCTGAGGGGCCTGTTGGTCATCGTCCGGATAAGTATTATCCGCAAGTTTCGTTAATACAAAAAGTCCAATTTTATAATCTGGAAAGCACCTCGCAGAATGGCATCACGCCGCTACGCCGTGATGGAACCGCGATCACAGCGCATAACGTTACATGTTACCTTTCACGTCATTTGTTTTTAAAACAAGAAGATAGCTGGATAAGCTCGCATCAGGCCTGCTAGTTTTATGACCATGACGCACCCTGAGTGCGCGGTTCAATAAGAGAGAAAGCCATGAAACGAGCCGTGAACGCCCTACAAAATTTCGGAAAATCACTTTACGGACCTGTACTTATCTTACCCATCGTCGGCCTGTTTATCGCCTTTGGGAATGTGCTGGGTAACGGCAATCTGGCCGAGTACCTGCCGTTTCTTGGCCACCCGCTGATCCAGAGTGTCGGCCAGCTGATCGCCAAGTCTGCCGTGTCGGTGCTGGTCAACCTGGCGCTGGTGTTTGCCGTTGGGATCCCCATTGGACTGGCAACCCGAGACAAAGGCTACGCGGCGCTGATTGGGCTGGTAACTTTTATCGTGTTTATCAATGCCATGAACGTGACGTTACAGCTTCAGGGGGAACTGGCCCCTGCGGAACAGATGAAAGCCGCCGGACAAAGCATGGTGCTGGGCGTCCAGGTGCTGGAAATGGGCGTTTTCGCCGGGATCCTGACCGGGGCGCTCTCCGGTTATCTGTACAACAAATATTCCGGTGTCCAGTTTAACGGCGCGATGGCGATTTACTCCGGCCACTGCTTTGTCGCGATTGTAATGCTGCCTGTCTCTATGCTGCTCGGCGTGATCATGAGCGAACTCTGGCCGTACGCACAGCATGGAATTAGCGCCCTGGCGCTGGCGATCAAAGCGTCCGGTCCGTTTGGCGTGGCGATCTACGGTTTCCTTGAACGCATTCTGGTGCCGACGGGCCTGCATCATCTGGTCTATACGCCGTTCCTGTATACCGAACTGGGCGGTACGCAGGAGGTGTGCGGTACGGCTTACCAGGGCGCGCGCAATATCTACTTCGCCGAGATGGCCTGCCCGGACGTGAAGCAGCTCAGCAGTACCGTGGTGTGGGATGCGCGCGGCATCAGCAAGATGTTCGGCCTTCCTGCCGCCGCGCTGGCGATGTACATGACCGCGAAGCCAGAGCGTAAAGCGATTGCGAAAGCGATTCTGATCCCGGCGGCGCTGACCTCGCTGCTGGTCGGCGTAACCGAGCCGATTGAGTTCTCCTTCCTGTTTGTCGCCCCGCTGCTGTTCGTGGTGCATGCGGTGCTGACCGGTATCGGCATGATGCTGTTCTCGCTGTTTGGCGTTCACGCCATCGGCGCCAACGGGATTATCGATTTCATCCTCTACAACCTGCCGCTCGGCACGGAGAAGTCCAACTGGCCCATGTACATCGTGGTCGGGCTGATCATGTTCGCCCTTTATTTTGTGGTGTTCCGCTTCCTTATCCTGCGCTTCAACATGAAAACGCCGGGGCGTGAAGATGAGGACCAGGAGACACGCCTTTACAGCAAGCAGGAGTACCAGGCGAAGGGCAATAACGACGGGCTGGGCGAATCGATCGTTGTGGGTCTGGGCGGTCGGGAAAATATAGAGGTAGTGGATAACTGCTACACCCGCTTACGCGTCACGGTGAAGGACGTCGCCATCATCGACGAACCGCGCCTGAAAGCGACCGGCGCGAAAGGGATTATCAAACAAGGTAACAACGTTCAGGTGGTCTACGGGCTGCATGTCAAAAAAATGCGAGAAGCCGTTGAGACGTTTCTCTGAAAGGAGCTAAAGATGTTTACACCCCCATTTATTCTGTCGATTGCCGGCGGCGGTAGCACTTACACGCCAGGTATTGTGAAAAGCCTGATGGTGCGTCTGCACGATTTCCCTCTGGCAGAGATCCGCCTGTATGACATTGACGAGGCGCGCCAGAACACCATCGCGCCCGTGGTGGAGAAGGTTATTCGCGACCACAGCCAGAGCATCAAATTTACGGTCACCAGCGACCCAGAAGTGGCCTTTAGCGGCGCGCATTTTGTCTTCGCCCAGATGCGCGTCGGGCAGTACAAGATGCGCGAGCAGGATGAAAAAATTCCGCTGCGTCACGGCGTGGTGGGCCAGGAAACCTGCGGCCCCGGCGGGCTGGCCTACGGCCTGCGCACGATCCTGCCGATGGTGGAGCTTATCGATCTGGTCGATCGCTACGCGCAC
It encodes:
- the pbpC gene encoding peptidoglycan glycosyltransferase PbpC (penicillin-binding protein 1C) — encoded protein: MRIARLIRSHWLWLAGALLVSGGLIVVADRVWPLPLKEVNPARVVVDEQGVPLWRFADSEGIWRYPVTIKEVSPRYLEALIQYEDRWFWDHPGVNPLSVLRAAWQDLTSGRVVSGGSTLTMQVARLLDPHPRTFGGKIRQLWRAMQLEWHLSKREILTLYLNRAPFGGTLQGVGAASWTYLGKPPSQLSYSDAALLAVLPQAPSRLRPDRWPERAEAARNKVLDRMLTQGVWSEKQVKESREEPVWLAPRQMPQLAPLFSRMMLSKSRDTKIVTTLDAALQRQLEELAMNWKSRLPARSSLAMIVVDHTSMKVRGWVGSVDINDDSRFSHVDMVNAIRSPGSVLKPFIYGMALDDGLIHPASLLQDVPRKTGDYRPGNFDSGFHGPVSMSEALVRSLNLPAVQVLEAYGPKRFAGMLSNAGLPLILPAGAQPNLSLILGGAGARLADIAAAYSAFARQGKAGRLRLQPGDPLIERPLLSQGAAWIIRRILANEAQPLPDSALPQVAPLAWKTGTSYGYRDAWAIGLNARYVIGIWTGRPDGTPVAGQFGFASAVPLLNQVNNMLQSRSMVDEARLPRDPRPASVGRGVICWPGGQSLPEGSENCRRRLSTWLLEGSEPPTLLLPEQEGIRGIRFPVWLDKEGKRVAADCPDATEKVLDVWPLPLEPWLPAAEKRAARLPARSAICPPLDNHNAAPLMLSGVREGAVIKRLPGEKNITLNVLTSGGEGQRWWFLNGEPLDGHQKNYSLQLYLPGKYQLIVLDETGQTVTVNFELDR
- a CDS encoding alpha-2-macroglobulin family protein — translated: MKPFRLAAISLALLTTFTLVGCDNSDDKPQAAAPAASTASEQKTPATPDPEKLAKLAAQSQGKALTLLDASEVQLDGAATLVLTFSVPLDPSQDFAKTVHVVDKKSGKVDGAWELAPNLKELRLRHLEPNRNLVVTVERDLLALNKATFGIDYEKAITTRDVEPTVGFASRGSLLPGKVVEGLPVMALNVNNVDVNFYRVKPESLASFVSQWEYRNSLTNWESDNLLKMAELVYTGRFDLNPARNTREKLLLPLKDIKPLQQSGVYIAVMNQAGHYNYSNAATLFTLSDIGLSAHRYHNRLDIFTQSLENGAAQSGVTITLLNDKGQTLAEANSDADGHAKLETDKEAALILASKDGQTTLLDLKLPALDLAEFDIAGNPGYSKQFFMFGPRDLYRPGETVILNGLLRDSDGKPLPEQPVKLDVLRPDGQVARTVVVQPENGLYRFNYSLDSGAQTGMWHIRANTGDNQQRMWDFHVEDFMPERMALNLTGQKTPVSPQEDVDFNVVGYYLYGAPANGNSLQGQLFLRPLRDAVPALPGFQFGDIAEENLSRSLDEVQLTLDEQGRGQVTTESQWKEAHSPLQLILQASLLESGGRPVTRRAEQAIWPAAELPGIRPQFASKAVYDYRTDTTVNQPIVDENGNASFDIVYADASGAKKAVSGLQVRLIRERRDYFWNWSESEGWQSQFDQKDLVEGEQELNLKADETGKVTFPVEWGSYRLEVKAPDDMVSSVRFWAGYSWQDNSDGTGAARPDRVTLKLDKPSYQPGDTIQLHIAAPAAGKGYAMIESSEGPLWWKEIDVPANGLDLAIPVDKAWKRHDLYLSTLVVRPGDKSKSATPKRAVGLLHLPMGDENRRLNIALDNPQKMRPNQTLSVKVKASVKEGAVPQKVNVLVSAVDSGVLNITDYVTPDPWQAFFGQKRYGADIYDVYGQVIEGQGRLAALRFGGDGDELKRGGKPPVNHVTIIAQQAQPVTLDANGEGTITMPIGDFNGELRLMAQAWTEDDFGSSESKIIVAAPIITELNTPRFLASGDTSRLTLDLTNLTDQPQTLNIALTAAGKLSLEGAQPEPVKLPPGARSTLFIPVRALEGYGDGEVTAQVTGLQLPGETFAPQQKSWKIGVRPAFPAQTVNTGTMLNPGESWSAPAQHIEGFSPATLQGQLLLSGKPPLNLARYIRELQAYPYGCLEQTTSGLFPSLYTNAAQLKALGIKGDTDDKRRAAIDIGISRLLQMQRDDGGFALWDKNGPEEYWLTAYVTDFLVRAGEQGYSVPAEAVNNANSRLLRYLQDPGMMSIRYSDDTQASKFAVQAYASLVLARQQKAPLGALREIWERHAQAASGLPLMQLGMALKLMGDAPRSQQALDLALKTPRNDSRNWMADYGSQLRDNALMLSLLEEYKLLPDAQNRLLNALSEDAFSQRWLSTQESNALFLAGRSLQTLSGAWQATTSLSEQTQSSDKAQVENLNGDQIGALKMTNTGTTPLWVRLDTTGYPEYAPQPSSNVLQIERHILATDGSSKSLSSLKSGELVLVWLEVKASQNVPDALVVDLLPAGLELENQNLASSSASLQDSGSEVQNLLNQMQQSDIQHMEFRDDRFVAAVPVNEGQPVTLVYLARAVTPGTYQVPVPMVESMYVPQWRATGAASGPLIVVP
- a CDS encoding PTS transporter subunit EIIC is translated as MKRAVNALQNFGKSLYGPVLILPIVGLFIAFGNVLGNGNLAEYLPFLGHPLIQSVGQLIAKSAVSVLVNLALVFAVGIPIGLATRDKGYAALIGLVTFIVFINAMNVTLQLQGELAPAEQMKAAGQSMVLGVQVLEMGVFAGILTGALSGYLYNKYSGVQFNGAMAIYSGHCFVAIVMLPVSMLLGVIMSELWPYAQHGISALALAIKASGPFGVAIYGFLERILVPTGLHHLVYTPFLYTELGGTQEVCGTAYQGARNIYFAEMACPDVKQLSSTVVWDARGISKMFGLPAAALAMYMTAKPERKAIAKAILIPAALTSLLVGVTEPIEFSFLFVAPLLFVVHAVLTGIGMMLFSLFGVHAIGANGIIDFILYNLPLGTEKSNWPMYIVVGLIMFALYFVVFRFLILRFNMKTPGREDEDQETRLYSKQEYQAKGNNDGLGESIVVGLGGRENIEVVDNCYTRLRVTVKDVAIIDEPRLKATGAKGIIKQGNNVQVVYGLHVKKMREAVETFL